The DNA window CACGGGGCAGCCCTCGCTGCACCTTccttcccctcacccagacatgTTTTGACACTCGTCCAGCCTTGAACAGGCCTTTTGTGTGAGGCAGAAAGCCCCGGGCAGCGCCGTAGTGACTCCCTGAGCCAACCGAAGAGCGAGCGACGCTAAGGCTCGCCACGCTCACCCCTCTTCCCTCAATGAGAGTCCTTCACCGAGCTGGGATCCAGGatcagtgttttctttattgAAGGAGTTTTGCACAGGCAAACATTACCCTTTTGGACACGCGAATGTTAAAATGATCAATCCCACGTCTGCGCGCACTCATACCCACAGCCCGGGCTGTCTCAGGGTATTTATTCAGATGCGTGTGTACAGTGGCCAGGTGGGAAACGTTGTATGTGGTTTGGAAGGGGGCTGTAAAAGGGTCAGCTTGATAAATGCCTTTAAAGAGCATCCATTCTGCGTGTGTGTCTGGGCAGTTTGGTTTCGGCAGCTTTGTGTCTGTGTAACGCCGTCTGCAGACTGTGTGCTGCACTTCTCTAGTTTGGATTTTGTTCCGGCTCCTCCGACTTTGCTCTCTCACTGATAAAAGCAGGATTTCATATGAAAATAAGCGATAAATTGCTGCATGTGCTCGGGTGTAAAGGATTTCCGAAAGCAAGAAGGCTGCCAGCCTTCTGCCTGGGCCTGGGGCTTTTTGTGATGGGCAAAACATTGATTAAAGCAAAACCAGGGAAGTGCAATGGAATGAAGGGGTTTGCTGACCTTGTTCTGATGTCAGAAAAGTCACTTCGGGGTGAGACTGTGCCTTGAGCTTCTACGGGGACCTGGTGTCCTGGGCATAGGATCAAGGGAGTTGTTTTCTCCAGCGAGGACTGCGAGACAGGTAGTAGTTGCCGTTTAAAAATGAGGTACATTGCGAAGGAAACCGCTAGCAACGTTTCAATTAAAAGAAGAGAATGTAACGCATAGATGGGTTAAATGTGCACAATTGTAAATATAGACAATAATTTACAGGCTCTTCTCTTGAAATATTAGTGCTGCTCTAAGGAGACAAGAGACTTGCTTATAATGACTTACCAGTACATACTTTTCCATAGTGTAAATGAGACAGATTAAGTTGGCATTATCTATTACTTAGCTGCGTGCCAATTAGCTAAACAAAATGCTATGAATTCCATCATTTATGATGGAAGCTACATAAAACTTGTATAATTACCGCAGTGAGTCATCTAGGCAAATGGCGCTCCTATACGGACGAATTTCTTTCAATGCGAGATTACTAgccttttgctgctgttttacaTGCTTGCCAAAGACCACACTACGTTGTTGCTAAGCATAATTAATGGATTAAAATAAGGGTTCTGCTTAATTCCTACAGTGAATCTTCAAACAGCTTTAGTTTGTGCACTAGCCTAGCGCTCGTTAGCCCTACATCACGCACAGGTCTGGCAGGCTAACGCGTGCCGAGGAGGTTAATGCAATCCTAGGAACTCTTTCAAAAGCTCACAGGTTTTCTTGTGGATGACTTCGCGGAGTTTCCGTACGCGCCGGATACTGGAGGTGCCCACAAAGCTGTCTGGCTGTAGGACAGCCATGCCGTTGTGGACATCTCCCATGATGATGAGCTGGCCATCCACCGTGGTCATGTTGGGACATGGGCAGCTCCAGTCCATGTTTAAAAGCGTGATTTCTAGTGGTTCCTTCCCCAGGAATTTTAATCccattttttcatctttgagAATCTCCTCCACTGTCACCAGGGCATGTCCCGAGTCTTGGTCTTCCGTCAGCTCTGTGATACGGCCCAGGATAACGAAGTCGCTTTTGCAGAAGCTCGTCACCAGCTTCTGGCGTGGTTTGCAGGCTTTGCAATGAGTGTTCTTTGGGAAAGGGCACATCTCTTCACAAGCCTCCCGGCTCTCAAAATTGTTCTCGTTGCCTCCGCACCCGCCGTAAATGAAGGACTGACACTGCTTCGTCAAGCTGTTATAGGCCCACCTAGGCTCGTAGGCTTTGCAGTGaccctgcagggctggcaggtTGCAGACGTTGATGGGGCCGTTCATGCATGTTAACATACAGTTCTCATAGGTCTCAAAGTGGTTGAGGTTGCTGTTACAGTTCCCGTAGATGAAAGTAAagcagttgtttttctttgcatcgTAGTACCACCTGGTCTGCTCTTCCCCGCAGTCTTCACTGTCTGGTTGCTTCAGGCACTCATCGGTTGGAAAATGCGTTTTGTTTTGGGAAGCTTCTTTGGATGAGGGTTCTCCTTTGATGACTGACAAAGGGAAATCAGCCCTGAGAAGGCCACCGCTGTTTTTGGCAGTGCAGGTGTAGATGCCTGTGTCTTGGAGCTGGGTGTTGTAGATGACCAGTTGGGCGATGTTGGTGACCACAACGTTCCCTCTGACATGATTTGGCTTCATAATAACTTTGTCTTTCCCATCGACCTGCTTCTCCCATGTGATTTCTGGCTTGGGCCTCCCTGTAACATCACAGAGGAAGCTGACAGTCTCTCCTACGTAGACAGACTGATGGACAGGGTTGTTCACTAGAGCAGGCGGCAAGATATCAATGACTGTTGTCTCGGAATAGGCAGTAGTAGGGTGAGCTGTTGTTTCTGGTGGGATAGGGCTGGTGTTGGGCCAAGTAAGATGGTACCTGCAGGTGACCACGTTCAGTGTGATGCCTTTGATGCACGCTTCTGCATCCATGTAGCACTTGTTGTAGTAGGTGAGCCCGTCAGAGGCACAAGTGAAGCTCGGCTCCTTCTCACACCTGTCCTTGCACTTGCAGACGGGCTGCCCATCCCAGATGTCGCACTCTGAACCTTGCTGGATGCACATGAAACGGTCGCAGGTTGCCTCTTTGGGCATTCCTACCggcccttttttccccttgacgTCCATGTACCGAGCTGCCACACAGCTCTTTGTTCCACAGACATTGGGGCAGCACTTCTCAAAGGTCTCACACTCCtaaggggaaagaaaatgacCTGATCATTACTGGGGACATAGGGAAGTTCTTTTTTGAGAACCAGCAAGCAGAAACAAACTTCCAAGGTGCTAGCGTGGGGGATCTGGTCCGCACAGATATCTGTGGTCAGAAACTCGGTGTCCACATTTGCAATGAGTAGAAACATCTCCAGCATCTTCCATGTCTAAACACATTGGGGTTTCTAAAAtgcttcaagagaagactctggaaAAACAAGATGTATTTCTGCTTCTCAAACACTAACCTTATCGTAAGCCTTTCTGAGAGTCACATGGACTTCTCAACTACCGAACGAACAACCCCCCTTCCTAGCTCTCCAAAATGCCTGAGGACAAGCCCTGAGAAACAAAGGCGGATGGAAAGTCTTATCATATGGCTGTAGGCAGTAATCCTTATTATTTTCCACAGAAGTATGTAAAGTATTATTTGAATTCCATGAGACCAACAGCCTGCTCTTGAGCTGAAACTGCCAGGGATTTGTAATTGTTCACATTGTGGAGGAAATAATAGAATGGttcaaaagtaagaaaattCTTGCtccaaaaatactttttctatggtatttagaaaaacaaaccccaaacagcTCATTACGGCTTCTCTGTCCTATTTTAGTCCTATTTTCAAATGCAGCATCGCTCTTCTAGTGATTTATTACACCCCGTCTCAGCTACAGTCAGCTCTAAATTGCAGTTAATTTTAGCAGAATTTTCATCTCCTGTGCAGAGAAGGTATTTGATGTGTGTGATCGCCGCCACCATGCTGCTACGGATCATGTTAAGGGATCAGGAACACTGCTACCACGTACCCACCGGGGCAAACCTCCAACGCCTTAAACCTCTGCGGCCCCCAAAATCCAACGGCTTTCTCCAAAAGTGAGGGCAAAAAGTGAGTTTTTTTAAGCTACAAAACTAAAGAGCTTCCCCTGAGCCCAGTATCCTTTCCTTATTGGGAAGAAGGTGACCTAATAACAAAATCTTTCCCCACTTCCAGCTGCTCATAGCTCGGGTTCAGAAGCGAAGTCAGAAACCAGCAGTAACGTTCAGCTGAGGTTAAGGAGCACGGCGTTAGCAAAGATTGTGGTGGAGTCCTTGGCTGCTCCACGTGAggccccagggctcagtgctgccaCAGGCAAGGCAAAAGTGAGTATTTTTAGCCAATGGCTTCTAGCTTTCAGGTTTTGACTAGTAAATCACTAAACAAgcatcctctgctgctgctggggtttTTGCAAGTGGTTTAATTCACATTCACTGGTGGAGCTGGAATAAAGGGGGCTGGTTTGGGAACAGCAAAATTAAACCCAGCACCTTCACTCATAGCGCATGGGATCCATCTGGGCCAATCTCTTTGTTTACTGGCTGGCCACCCTTTTTCTCTACTCCCCCCAGGCCTTTTAGCATTGCAGAAACAACCCAGCTACAGAACGTAAGCCTCGTGACTTTTTACAGTGTGGTACGTGTTGCTGTCAGCCTGGTTTGGGCTGCGAGAGCTTTGCCGTTGGACGTGATGCAAGAAGCAGGATGAGCAGGTATTTTCAGATACCAGCCTGAGCTGGCAGCACTGACAGGTTGAAAAATGAATTTGCAGGTTGTAAGCTAAGCACATTTTGAGCTGGGAGCATCACAGGGAACATCTGCCTGGTCATTTCACCCACGGCCCTGTTGTGCACAAAACAGGTGTTGCAAGTGCAGCAAAGGCTGATGTTTTCCATGTTAAATCAAACGGGTTCATACAGGATCCCTCCTAAAAGTATAAGGCGTTGAGGATGGCCACCACCACCAAAGAACACGGTGACACTGCTAAAACACGACAGGCTGAGCACTGGAGTATCAAATTCAGGCATTTCTTTTGACAAGAAAGCAAGGAGAATGATCAAACAGAGCGAGTGCTGCACCCGCATCGGCGTAAGCGACAGCTGCCACGCAGCTCCCCACTCAACTGATAGCTCAGCAAACCTGGTCTGTCTCATACAGGTCACGGGTCAATCAAAGACGTGTGCTGGCTGCATCGAGTCCTGCACAGGGCTGGCACCTTTCTAGCTGCAACAGAACCAGCCTGCGGTGCAAACGAGCCCACTGACAAACTCCACCGCCCGCGCcgcagacagagagagaaaaatgcgCATCACTCACCAGATCAGCTTCGCACTCCCTCTTGCAAGTGCTCTGCGCGTCTACCCACAGGTTGGGGTTCATGTCATTGGGGCAGATCCCCGCATGGGAATACCGGATGGGAGGTAGAGCTCTCCCTTTCAGAGAGACCTCCAGAAGCAACAGGACGCTGCTCTTCCCCAGCAAGATCCACATCCACCGCGTGAGCAGCACCACCAGCATCTCCGAACCTCTCCAGGGCAGTGGCAGGGACCAGGCTGGAGGCAGTTCTGGTTTGCTgggggttgctttttgaggggGTGAGCTTAAATTCTCGAGGAACCCCAATGCACCTGACTTCTGCAAAAACTTCAGCGAGCTCCTTCGCTGCCTCTGTTGATAGCGCAGATTGGTCTGGACCTCATTGGATTAAAGGTCCTAGGAAGTTCCCCCCTTATTTTAAGCGAAACGCTAATAGTCAGAGCAGCGTTCGCTCTATTTATACCCTGCCTCTGTTAACAAGTCAGAAAAAGTAAACTTGATTTCTTTGACAGGCACACGCTTCCTATGTCCTGGTGGCAGTCAGACAGATttgttgcaagaaaaaaaagctggaaagagTTTAAAAGGCTGGAACTGGCACGGTGGGACCCCTGCATGTTTCTGAATGCAGGGAGGCCTTCTTAACCCCTTTAGACCTAAAGTACTTCCCTATGCTAAGAATGGCATTTACTTCTGAAAGAGGACTTGTCTAAATACCAGGGACCCGGCGCAGGGGATTTCCCCACGGCAAGGGGCTGCACAATCGCTCGCTAAAAGGAACGAGTAATAGGATTGAAGCAATTAAAGCCAGAATATCATTTTTTCACAAAGAAAGCAAGGAGGGAATAACTTATTTAAACTCAGGTTCGACAAAGCTGTACTGCTCCGTAACTTCTGCTGGGGTTCCTCCgggcttttctcttctctttggtgGGGAGGTTTCCAGGATCCGGGTTTAATGCCGCCCTCCAAGCCCACCAGCAAGATGTTAAAAGTGTCCCTAAATTCCTCCCCACTTCCTGACAGCCGGATCCCATTGTACAGTGCATTGCTGACCCCTTTAACAGCGACAACAAAAAAACAGTAGAAGTTCAACTCTATGGAAACCTGCATAAAGGAATGTACAGCATTTTTGcatcggggggggggggtgggggggtgaaGTTCAGTCAAGCTGAGCTCCTTGTTCCCTGCTTCTTACAGCGAGGGGCTGATCCTGCTCATGCTGAACACGTGCCAAACCCCAGAGGCGAGTGGCAGAAGTCGGAGTTGCTCAGCACCTTGCTGGATTAGAGCCTTTGGGCCGAGTTCTGGGCTAGCTCGGATGGATCCTGCACGGTGCTAAGAGCCTCCTGGGAGGACCAGGTAAGGTCGCATCCCACGTGGGGTTGGGCAGCGCTGAGCTctgggaggagggaaggctGAGCATCTGCCCCACGCCTGGCGCTGGGCGCTGCGAAGCCAACAGACCCGGGTGCACCCAACCCTCACTTTGGGTTGGTTCAGCCAAAGGTGTTTTTCATGGCTGAGTTTGGGCCTAATTCCCCTCTGGGTGCTGACTGCTGCCAGCCAGTATACCCAGCAGCAAACTGGGCCACCACGCAGGCAATGCCCCAGGCCACGAGGCGCCTGCCTGGTGGCTTTCAGATCACCTCCGAAAAGAAGGGAGAGCATCCCAGGGCCGATCTGCCCTtggttttggcatttctgtgccaTCCCAGGCTTCTATGAGAGGCTCTGTTGGTTTTGATTTGTGTGACCACATTAACGATATGCACAGAATTTGAATTTCATCTGACGTGCAGAGGGAAGTTGTCCAAATTAGCTATTTATAAGGAGCGAAGTCAACCGCCAGGCAGCAGTTTGCAGTTGATTTATTCTCCCTGAAACTTTAGAAACCTGCATGACACTCGTACAAAGTGCGGCTGGGtgcaaaatgttttattcaaCGCTTGTTTACAAAGACAAACGCAGCGCCCTGTGACACCTAAAAAAGCCAACCAAAAATGACACGTTCCCAAGAGGTACTTAAAATTCTTACAGCTCTATTAACAATGAAATCACATGTATTAGTGGTTCTGTTGACTAAACAAATACACTTTATATTGTAAAACTGACTGCAGATAAGCTTTGAAACCAGCTGTACGTGGGTCTCAAAGAGTGCGGGTATCCTGGGCGCTGGAGGAGCCACGGTGATGAGCGCAGGAGTCTCGCCTAACAGCAGGGAGGTTGCCCTCAGTCCATGGCATTGCCAGCACACAGACATGGATAAATCTCTGCCACATCCTCAGGGTCCTTTCAGACTCTGTCACTCCATCATCTCCCAGAGCAAGAGATGCTCTGCACCTTCTGTCCCCTCTCCTGGTGCCACAGAGCCACCTCTTTGCATGCTTTGTCCAGGCTGAGTAAGAGACCAACTAGTGTGGGCCCACCACAGGTGGAGCTCCCTTCCAAGGAGGAATGAATAACACcagcttgtttttttccccttcccagaCCAAGGATCCCCTTGCCCAGAGGCTCGTTTCAGCTGCAGGGGAGCAGAGTGGAGCTCTGAAGAATCAGGCACTGGTTCGCATCAGACAGAGCAACCTTTCACTTTGCTATGTCCTCTCCATCCAGAGGGGTATTCTCCAGGGACAGGTGAGTCCCACGGCAGCTTTCTTCTTCTGGCACCCAGGTACCCAGTGCACAATGCCCGGGATGGTGGAACTCAAGAGGTGACAGGGGGATGAGCCCAGCTGAAGGAGCAGTTGCAGGGGACGTGCAGCCCAGCTGCTTTCATTGTGTCCCCACTGCAGGTCAGGGAAAGAGCATTGGAATGGCTGGATTTGATGTACTGTCACCCCAAACGCTGGGGCAGCGTTTGGCACAGTGGGCAGAGGGAGGGACATCCCACAGGAGCCtggggaaaaagggcaaagcaaTTAtcattaacaacaatgatgGTTTTGTTGGGTCGCTGTGCTTGCATTATAAATGAGGCACGGGAATCTCGTGGTAACGGAGAAATCGCACTTCCAGCAAAGATTTTGCACAGGAAGCCTCTCAGGGAATCAGCTCCTGGGCTAGTCCAATGGAAACCAGACAGACACTGTGCCCCTCCAACCGCCATCGCTCCAGGAACAGGGAGTGCTCAGC is part of the Phaenicophaeus curvirostris isolate KB17595 chromosome 19, BPBGC_Pcur_1.0, whole genome shotgun sequence genome and encodes:
- the WFIKKN2 gene encoding WAP, Kazal, immunoglobulin, Kunitz and NTR domain-containing protein 2; this encodes MLVVLLTRWMWILLGKSSVLLLLEVSLKGRALPPIRYSHAGICPNDMNPNLWVDAQSTCKRECEADLECETFEKCCPNVCGTKSCVAARYMDVKGKKGPVGMPKEATCDRFMCIQQGSECDIWDGQPVCKCKDRCEKEPSFTCASDGLTYYNKCYMDAEACIKGITLNVVTCRYHLTWPNTSPIPPETTAHPTTAYSETTVIDILPPALVNNPVHQSVYVGETVSFLCDVTGRPKPEITWEKQVDGKDKVIMKPNHVRGNVVVTNIAQLVIYNTQLQDTGIYTCTAKNSGGLLRADFPLSVIKGEPSSKEASQNKTHFPTDECLKQPDSEDCGEEQTRWYYDAKKNNCFTFIYGNCNSNLNHFETYENCMLTCMNGPINVCNLPALQGHCKAYEPRWAYNSLTKQCQSFIYGGCGGNENNFESREACEEMCPFPKNTHCKACKPRQKLVTSFCKSDFVILGRITELTEDQDSGHALVTVEEILKDEKMGLKFLGKEPLEITLLNMDWSCPCPNMTTVDGQLIIMGDVHNGMAVLQPDSFVGTSSIRRVRKLREVIHKKTCELLKEFLGLH